The genomic DNA GTAAGGTACACtacctgggcttgtggtggcggagctCTGCTCTCATCTGCCCTGGCAAACCGAGCTGAGTTACGCCACACTTACAGTTGTGCTACACTGCCACAGATCCATTGTAATTTGTTATGAGTGAAGCGCCAAATCCGCATATGTGACAGTCTTCCACGAATAACTGAATATACAGGAAACACTGGATATATTTTTTAAGACCACATGTTATTTTTCTGCACTAACTCAGTGCTAAGACGTCGAGAATTGATGCagctagcggggggggggggggggggggtgttttgcCGTATCCAGCACTGACGATACTGAAAAAGGCAGGTATGGATGTATTTTTTACGTTTTGGCACCAAAGTATCAATACTTTTGACACCACTAAGTTGAATAGTAAAACAGTTGGGGCTTTCTGGGAATGCAGCGGGCCAGTCTGAAACAAAAAGTCCAGCGGTAAATTTTTGTCCCAGTCAGCTCCTGAATGTATCGCATAGTGTCTCATATTGTGGCATCTCCTAAgattaaacaacataaaaaaaggcCCTTTTTGCATAGTAGGGGAGGTAAAAGACATGTGTGTACAAGATTACCATTCATGATTACTTACCACTGAAGCATTTATCTTAAGATAAGCAAGTTTTGCAGCTTCTTCCTCAGCTTCCTTCTTTGTTGTCCCAGTTGCATCCGGATACTCAATCTTTCCAACCAAAAATCTACATCTGTTATACAAAACATATAGTCTAAAACAGTAATCTATAGCGCTGCGCAACATAGCTTATAAGGACATTATTGTAACTTACTGAAAAGTCGTGCCTTTGGTGGACTCGTGACAGGTGATCTGCATGTTGATTTTTTTACCGTAAGAATGGAGCCAGGATACATGATCATCATGAGAATGGACCAGTCCCACAGAGGAATCTGATGCACTCTCTGTCTGTCAACATACAACATAATCTACATTAATTTAATGTTaccacaaaaataaacacataaagtGATGTTATTGACCATCTAAATAATAACCTCTTTCAATAAGCCCTGTAGAGCATGCTTGGCAGCCTTTTGTTTggcttccttctttttttttcccactccttcTAGGTAGGCCTTACCATTGACAACAGCTTTTATGGCAAATCTGTGAACACAAAAATGTTCCACACAACCACTGCATTAACGTTTAACAATTGAACACACACAACATTGAAGTATTTTGTTTACAATATCAATTTTCATTAGTGAACAACTCCTTAAATACATCCCAAATATGTTATTTCAACTCACTTTTTAATGTGATCCGGGCCTTCAGTTCC from Nerophis lumbriciformis unplaced genomic scaffold, RoL_Nlum_v2.1 HiC_scaffold_1036, whole genome shotgun sequence includes the following:
- the LOC140678580 gene encoding interferon-induced, double-stranded RNA-activated protein kinase-like, translating into MDADDYVAKLNTYIQRHDLKHHYEDAGTEGPDHIKKFAIKAVVNGKAYLEGVGKKKKEAKQKAAKHALQGLLKETESASDSSVGLVHSHDDHVSWLHSYGKKINMQITCHESTKGTTFQCRFLVGKIEYPDATGTTKKEAEEEAAKLAYLKINASVTGPLHSQKAPTVLLFNLVVSKVLILWCQNVKNTSIPAFFSIVSAGY